The genomic window AGGTCGGTGCGGAGGTTGCGATCGTCAATGCGTGCGGAACGCCCGGTGCCACGCTGATCGAGCAGCAACACGCGAAAGTGCTTAAGCGCTTCTCCAATGAGCCCGTTGTCCCCGAGCGGACGGGGCGATGGAAAACCTGGGCCTCCCTGCAGATACACCAGGACGGGCAGATCCTCGCCGCCCGTAGGTACAAGTTCACGAGCGAAGAGTTCGAAGGTTTCACCCGGTTGCTCGTGATCCCATGGCACGGGGAGGCGATGTTCTTTGATGGTGAGTCCAAAATGTTTGGAGGTGGAAGTGAGAAGGGTCATAAGGCTTCAGTGTAGGTTGAAGCGCTGCGGAAGGGTCATAGACTTGCAGAGGTGATCACTTTCGATGAAATCCGCAGGAATTATGAGGATGTGTGCGCTCGCATTGAACGTGCGACCGAGCGCGCCGAGCACAGGGACGAGGTTCGCCTCATCGCGGTAACGAAGACGCACCCGATCGAAGTCGTCCAGTTGGCACATCAGGCGGGCATGCGCACGTTCGGCGAGAACCGTCCGCAGGAATTGGCTGCCAAGGCTCCTCAGCTTGTCGACGCCACGTGGTGCGCCATCGGCCAGTTGCAAAGGAACAAGGCCAAGGACGTTGCTGCCCACGCTAACGAATTCCACGCGCTTGATTCGCTGAAGGTTGCAGACGCGCTGGAGCGCCGATTGGATCGCTCACTTGATGTGTTCGTTCAGGTGAATATTTCGGGGGAAGAACAGAAGTCGGGCGTCGCGCCGAATGAAACCGCGGAGTTTTTGGCGGCGATCACGCACGAGCATTTGAACGTGCGTGGGCTCATGACGATCGCACGCAATGACAATGAAGCCGTCGTGAGGAAGAACTTCGCCGATCTTCGCGAGCTTCGCGATGCACTCTTGCCCGACTTTCCTCAAGTACGGGAGCTCTCGATGGGGATGTCTGGCGATTTTGAATGGGCGATCGCAGAGGGCGCGACCACGGTGCGGGTGGGGAGTGCGCTGTTTGGACGTCGAAAAGCTTTGTAAAATTTACTTGACATTTTGTAAAAGGTCTTTTACATTTCGGGTATGAGCGCAACAGGCAACAACGTCAAAGCTTCACGACGGGCGTGCGGCATGAGCCAACAAACACTCGCCGACGCAGCCGGCGTATCCCGCCAAACCGTCGCCAACATCGAACGCGGCAGCTACGCGCCGTCCGTATACCTTGCGCTCCGGATCGCGCGGACGCTCGAAATGACAGTCGAGTCGCTCTTCCCCATCGACGCAACAGAAGGAGACCCGCAATGATTGACCAAACAATTCAAATGACCGAACGCGCCCTCGGCGACGAGTTCTACATCCGCAAATACCACGAGGCCAACACGTTTACCTGGCTCATAAGCATGTATCTTGTACTGATCTCATGCATCGCGATCGCGGCGCTGGCGGAGAATCCATGGCTGTCGTTCATCCCCTTGGCAGCCATTGGAATCGCGGGCTTCGTCGGCAGTCAACGCCTACGCAAGGAGGTTCCGGTGCCTGTGATGCCGAAACCATTTAGCTCAACGATGATCAAACAGACGATCACCATCACAGTGCTCACCATCATTTGGCTTGGCGTGTTCACGTGGAAAATGGACTTGGAAGCCTCGTTCATAGTCGGTGGTGTAGCAGGAGTAGCAGCGGTCTGGCTGCTGACGCCCGCGCTGGCTCGGAAACAACACAAGCGCGATACCGCTCGAATTGACGCTCAGCTCGAGGATTAAGTCGTCTGGGCCGGCATGCACAGGCCATCCGCTGAGCTTCAGCCGCAGCCCCCAGCCAATCCGGCGAGCACCAGCCGCAGCCAAATGGTTGCGGTTTTCGCATAGCCTCGGCACAAGAAGCCATATTCAGGATCACAATCAAGCATCTCATCGAAGGAGGCACCATGACGGTCGACGTGATCAGCAAAATTGAGCGCCCCATCGTCCTCGCCCCAATGGCCGGTGGCCCATCCACACCCGAACTGTGTGCCGCCGTCTCTAATGCGGGTGGCCTCGGCTTCCTCGCCGCCGGCTACCTCTCCCCCGAAGAACTGGACGAGCGCATTGACGCCACGCTCGAACTCACAAGCCGTCCCTTCGGCGTCAACCTCTTCGTCCCCGGCCCGCGCCATACCGACACCGCCGCCTGGCAGGAGTTCCGCGCACGACTCGCCCAGCTCACGGGCGCTCCCCTGCCCGAAGCACCCACGTGGTCCGACGATTACTACGTGGAAAAGCTCGAGCGAATCGTCAATTCGAGCGTTCCAGTGGTGTCGTTTACCTTCGGCAATCCCACCCGCGAGGTCGCTGATCGATTGCGTGCGGCGGGCAAAAGCATCGTGCTCCACGCCACTACGCCCGGTGAGGTCTCCGCGGCCGCCGAGCTTGCCGACGTGATCACGGTGCAAGGCAACGAAGCGGGTGGACATCGAGCCTCGCCGATCGATGAGGACAACGGTGCGAACTACACGACACGCGCATTGCTTGTCGACGCCGCCGCCCACCACCTCCCGGTGATCGCCGCAGGAGGTGTCGGCTGTGCGCAGGATGTACGGGATCTACTCGACCGCGGCGCCACAGCAGTGCAGGTGGGCACTCGTTTCCTCACCGCACACGAGGCAGGGACGAAGCCCCTCCACCGGGAAGCGCTACTCACCATGGACCGGGAAACCGTTCTCACACGAGCATTTTCAGGGCGCACAGCGCGAGCCATCAGCAACACATGGACGGTCGAATTGACGAAATGTTCGCCTCGGATGTATCCGGAGGTGCACTATTTAACCTCGCCCGCAAGGAAGGCGGCCTATGAACGCGGCGACGCTGAATTCATCAACCTGTGGGCAGGCACCGGATATCGCCACTGCCGGGCGGCATCGGCGGCGGAGATTATCGAGGAGCTCTGTCAGGCACTCTAAGCAATCTCGTCCTAGCGGCAGTACGCACGCATTGACGAAGACGCCCGCGGTGGTGAAACGGTGGGCGTCGAAAAGCTTGGGCTAGTCCTCGTCGGTAGACAAGGCAGCAACGAAAGCCTCTTGCGGCACTGCCACAGAACCGATGGACTTCATGCGCTTTTTGCCTTCCTTCTGCTTTTCCAGCAGCTTGCGCTTGCGGGAAATGTCGCCGCCGTAGCACTTAGCCAACACGTCCTTGCGCAGCGCGCGGATGTTCTCGCGGGAGATGATCTTCGCGCCGATGGCCGCCTGGACGGGAACCTCGAACTGCTGGCGGGGAATAAGCTCCTTGAGCTTCTTGGTCATCTTGTTGCCGTACCACTGGGCGTTGTCGCGGTGGACGATCGCACTGAAAGCATCGACGGGATCGCCCTGGAGCAAGATGTCCACCTTCACCAGATCAGCGAGCTGTTCGCCGGCTTCCTCGTAGTTGAGGGAGGCATAGCCCTTGGTGCGCGATTTCAGTTGGTCGAAGAAGTCAAAAATGATCTCGCCAAGCGGCATGGTGTAGCGCAGCTCCACGCGATCCTCGGAGAGGTAGTCCATGCCGCCCATTTGGCCGCGCTTGGACTGGCAGAGTTCCATGGTGGTGCCCACGAATTCGCTTGGCACGATGACGGTCGTTTTGACGATCGGCTCGTATACCTCGCGAAGTTTGCCACCGGGCCAGTCGGAAGGATTGTGCACGCGCGTTTCCGTGCCATCTTCAGCGATCACTCTGTAGTTCACGCTCGGGGCGGTCGAAATGAGGTCGAGATCGAATTCGCGCTGCAGGCGATCGCGGGTGATCTCCATGTGGAGCAGCCCCAGGAAGCCGCAGCGGAAGCCGAAGCCCAAAGCCACGGAGGTCTCGGGCTCGTAGGTGAGGGAAGCGTCGTTAAGCTGGAGTTTCTCCAGGGCGTCGCGAAGGTCCGGGAAGTCGGCCTGCGAAATTGGGAACAAGCCCGAGTACACCATCGGCTTCGGCTCCTCGTAACCCTGCAGTGGTTCCTCGGCGCCGTGGTGCGCCCAAGTGACGGTGTCGCCCACCTTGGACTGGCGCACGTCTTTCACACCAGTAATCAGGTATCCCACTTCGCCCGGGCCGAGGCCGGAGCACTTCTTTGGGGTCGGTGAGACAATGCCGATTTCCAACAGCTCGTGCACTGCACCGGTGGACATCATCTTGATCTTTTGGCGCGGGGTGAGCTTGCCGTCGATCATGCGGATGTAGGTGACCACGCCACGGTAGGTGTCGTAGACGGAGTCAAAAATCATGGCGCGGGCGGGCGCCTCGTCGGGGTGCTCGGTGTTGGGGGCGGGCACGAGCTCGACTACTTTGTCCAGAAGTTCGGCCACGCCCTCGCCGGTCTTACCGGACACGCGCAGCACTTCCTCGGGCTCGCAGCCGATGATGTGCGCGATTTCCTCCGAATACTTCTCCGGATCGGCCGCGGGCAGGTCGATCTTGTTGAGCACCGGGATGATCTCGAGGTCGTTTTCCATGGCCAGGTACAGGTTGGCCAGAGTTTGCGCTTCGATGCCTTGCGCGGCGTCGACAAGCAAAATGGCACCCTCACAGGCTTCGAGAGCACGGGAAACTTCGTAGGTGAAGTCGACGTGGCCGGGCGTGTCGATCATCTGCATGACGATCTGCTCACCCTCGAAAGGCCCCGAGCGCGGAATCCAAGGCAGACGAACGTTCTGCGCCTTGATGGTGATGCCACGTTCGCGCTCAATGTCCATGTTGTCTAGGTACTGATCGCGCATGTCGCGGGCGTCCACCACGTTGGAAAGTTGCAGAATACGGTCAGCGAGCGTGGACTTGCCGTGGTCAATGTGCGCAATAATGCAGAAGTTACGAATCTGCTTCGGGTTCGTAAACGTCTTCTCCGCGAATTTCTCGACCATCGTTCGTGCTCCACACCTTTCTATATGCGTCTCAATCACACTACCCGACGCACCATTCAATGCGAGCGTCCGAAACGTCGAGCCTGCATTCAATGCGAGCGTCCGAAACGTCACGCCCGCCCGCCGCGATAGGCAGGATGACACGTGTTGGAAAACGACTAGGCTAACAATCATGAGGCACGCAGCGAAGAAGAAGCGTTCCATTTTTCGGCGGATGGGCGATTCAATGCGCGCGCGTGACACCATCGACGATGGCCTCGGCGCGCTGAGCGAACGCCTAGGATTCCGGGAACACCAGGACACTAAACCCGAACAACTACACTGCGAAGTACACCACAGTGCGGACAGGCCCCACAGCATCGTGTACGCGCCCGACATGGACGGCCAGATCGACCCCGGCGAGGTGGTGTGGTTTTGGGCTCCCTCCGACCACGGCGATCAACTGCTCAACGAACGCTCACTGGTGGTGGTTGCTCGTTCAGCGGACATGATTTCCGGCCTGCTCACCTCACCGAACCCGGACCACGAGCGGGATGAACATTGGCTCGACATCGGATCGGGCCCGTGGGATGCGAGCGGCCGCCAGTCTTGGGTGCGCATCGACAAATTGGTCAGCGTTCCCCAATCGCACATTCGCCGCCAGGGCGTGGTCATGCCCCAGCAGCGTTTCGAGCGGATCGCCAACCGCCTCCGCCAAGACTTCGGCTGGCATTAGCCGCTTGCTCTCGGAGTGAAGCGTCAAAGGGAGCGGTTGCACCCAAAGCTTTTCGACGCCCACGCCCCGCATCCCCAAGCCCACCCCTTCAAGCACGCCCGCACCCAAGCCTGCGCCGATCGGACTCGATAAGGACAATTAGGGCAGGCGGGCGCCAACTGCTAAGGTGGATAGCTGCTGTCGATCAGCGTGTGCTGGTGGCGTTTCATGGCGGGCAAGACCTTGGGTTCGCAACCAAACACCACCTCCGGCCTCAGCGTCAAAGCGAGCGGAAACGAGCACACAATGATCATTCGAAAACGATCGAGAACCAAGAGGTACTCCAATGGCAAACATCAAGTCCAAGAAGAAGCGCATCCTTACCAACGAGAAGGCTCGCATGCGCAACAAGTCCGTGCGTTCCGCTGTTCGCACCGAGATCCGCAAGTTCAACGAGCTCGTTGAGGCCGGCGACAAGGCCGCTGCCGAGACCCAGCTCCGCGTCGCTTCCCGCAAGCTGGACAAGTCTGTGTCCAAGGGCGTGCTGCACCGCAACAACGCAGCCAACAAGAAGTCCAACATGGCTCGCGCCCTGCACAAGATGGCCTAAGCCTTCTTAGCTTTTCGACGCCACGCCCTCATCGGCGTGGCGTTTTGCGTTGCGCGGTGCAAATTTAGTGACTTCAACATTTTCAATTGACAGCTGAGCTCAAATTTGTCCCGTCGCTGCACTAAGGGCGAGCTGAAGGCAATGCCCACTCTTGTTCCAGTTGTATCGCCCGCGTCCGCGCGGAGCAAACATCATCACGCATACGTACCACCACTACAAGAGGCTGATCCCGCCTACGCGGGGAACACTCGAGGTAGGTTCCGCGGCTAGTCACGCCGTGGGGCTCATCCCCGCGTTCGCGGGGAACACGTGCCGGCCGTCGATAGCATGATCGTTTGCGCGGGCTCATCCCCGCCTTCGCGGGGAACACCATCCACCCTGGTTTGCAAAGCGTCAATGCGGGGGCTCATCCCCGCCTTCGCGGGGAACACTAATCATCGACCTCCGATCGGGTGCCCCCATCTGGGCTCATCCCCGCCTTCGCGGGGAACACTGGCTGATCGTCTCGGAATGAACCGAAGCACCGGGCTCATCCCCGCCTTCGCGGGGAACACTCTGCGTGCGTCTCGCTAGAGCGGTAAAATTGGGGCTCATCCCCGCCTTCGCGGGGAACACTCTGCGTGCGTCTCGCTAGAGCGGTAAAATTGGGGCTCATCCCCGCCTTCGCGGGGAACACCAGATCCTCCGGGGTCGAGGCTTCGCTGCATACGGCTCATCCCCGCCTTCGCGGGGAACACTCGCAGCAGCCAACGGATCATTCAGCTCAACCGGGCTCATCCCCGCCTTCGCGGGGAACACACGAAAGACCAGGACAACATCGCTATTGGTGGGGGCTCATCCCCGCCTTCGCGGGGGAACACAGGACTGGGCGCGCCGGGTGAAGTGAGCCTTTGGGCTCATCCCCGCCTTCGCGGGGAACACCCCCGTTCGGATCACCGACGGGGGTATTTCCTGGGCTCATCCCCGCCTTCGCGGGGAACACGACCTCATCAATTCCAACCACTACTAGCAAA from Corynebacterium gerontici includes these protein-coding regions:
- a CDS encoding type II toxin-antitoxin system PemK/MazF family toxin: MRHAAKKKRSIFRRMGDSMRARDTIDDGLGALSERLGFREHQDTKPEQLHCEVHHSADRPHSIVYAPDMDGQIDPGEVVWFWAPSDHGDQLLNERSLVVVARSADMISGLLTSPNPDHERDEHWLDIGSGPWDASGRQSWVRIDKLVSVPQSHIRRQGVVMPQQRFERIANRLRQDFGWH
- the rpsT gene encoding 30S ribosomal protein S20, whose translation is MANIKSKKKRILTNEKARMRNKSVRSAVRTEIRKFNELVEAGDKAAAETQLRVASRKLDKSVSKGVLHRNNAANKKSNMARALHKMA
- a CDS encoding YggS family pyridoxal phosphate-dependent enzyme; protein product: MITFDEIRRNYEDVCARIERATERAEHRDEVRLIAVTKTHPIEVVQLAHQAGMRTFGENRPQELAAKAPQLVDATWCAIGQLQRNKAKDVAAHANEFHALDSLKVADALERRLDRSLDVFVQVNISGEEQKSGVAPNETAEFLAAITHEHLNVRGLMTIARNDNEAVVRKNFADLRELRDALLPDFPQVRELSMGMSGDFEWAIAEGATTVRVGSALFGRRKAL
- a CDS encoding NAD(P)H-dependent flavin oxidoreductase; its protein translation is MTVDVISKIERPIVLAPMAGGPSTPELCAAVSNAGGLGFLAAGYLSPEELDERIDATLELTSRPFGVNLFVPGPRHTDTAAWQEFRARLAQLTGAPLPEAPTWSDDYYVEKLERIVNSSVPVVSFTFGNPTREVADRLRAAGKSIVLHATTPGEVSAAAELADVITVQGNEAGGHRASPIDEDNGANYTTRALLVDAAAHHLPVIAAGGVGCAQDVRDLLDRGATAVQVGTRFLTAHEAGTKPLHREALLTMDRETVLTRAFSGRTARAISNTWTVELTKCSPRMYPEVHYLTSPARKAAYERGDAEFINLWAGTGYRHCRAASAAEIIEELCQAL
- a CDS encoding helix-turn-helix transcriptional regulator; translated protein: MSATGNNVKASRRACGMSQQTLADAAGVSRQTVANIERGSYAPSVYLALRIARTLEMTVESLFPIDATEGDPQ
- the lepA gene encoding translation elongation factor 4; amino-acid sequence: MVEKFAEKTFTNPKQIRNFCIIAHIDHGKSTLADRILQLSNVVDARDMRDQYLDNMDIERERGITIKAQNVRLPWIPRSGPFEGEQIVMQMIDTPGHVDFTYEVSRALEACEGAILLVDAAQGIEAQTLANLYLAMENDLEIIPVLNKIDLPAADPEKYSEEIAHIIGCEPEEVLRVSGKTGEGVAELLDKVVELVPAPNTEHPDEAPARAMIFDSVYDTYRGVVTYIRMIDGKLTPRQKIKMMSTGAVHELLEIGIVSPTPKKCSGLGPGEVGYLITGVKDVRQSKVGDTVTWAHHGAEEPLQGYEEPKPMVYSGLFPISQADFPDLRDALEKLQLNDASLTYEPETSVALGFGFRCGFLGLLHMEITRDRLQREFDLDLISTAPSVNYRVIAEDGTETRVHNPSDWPGGKLREVYEPIVKTTVIVPSEFVGTTMELCQSKRGQMGGMDYLSEDRVELRYTMPLGEIIFDFFDQLKSRTKGYASLNYEEAGEQLADLVKVDILLQGDPVDAFSAIVHRDNAQWYGNKMTKKLKELIPRQQFEVPVQAAIGAKIISRENIRALRKDVLAKCYGGDISRKRKLLEKQKEGKKRMKSIGSVAVPQEAFVAALSTDED